The Patagioenas fasciata isolate bPatFas1 chromosome 3, bPatFas1.hap1, whole genome shotgun sequence genome contains a region encoding:
- the KIZ gene encoding centrosomal protein kizuna isoform X1, giving the protein MSGPGPAPGAAAKGSCGPGLSPDTIRRHLRHSEAKRLELERKLMGYIQSDAYQIKMKRMKLEKYLKEIEERQKRARVRNQALLKEFDEFEAHLKTSSSEMNQKMEAWYEREIKRASSLREGDSSAAGGKEGAAREQVLRAGRPSVVSTRAAVSPAGASGALQRPLQPTESRSAPGLSLCSPSLGGLGPHGRSADLGSGASAEGAVSFRDPAAGEESSKQPISSASDPKPGSPEEGRLRGSVPGPKPLLSTRWPCEAASRESSAEPPIPMSTEEVIPRGPALPAAGGERGRAACAAQGPPLHPQTLPWARSAPHSFCTGAGDLEAREAAVLHQLRALFPGAPNGCLPPEKTLHAEGRAARERQTRPEQREAAVLQTHLSNHAKHQAQLPEEVSEMLERLLLSEGAQDGQAAPEERTDRSPAQSAEPSRSSPCGPRDGGDPAAKQAPQLARGTAERGRGAGDNGSKAKGSQEMRLETSSSSNERSPPFPRTESRKGTVTAIKSKAFWGESDDSSSEIEAALRPQSHSPEADEFDDFYD; this is encoded by the exons ATGAGCGGGCCCGGACCGGCCCCCGGCGCCGCGGCCAAGGGCTCCTGCGGGCCAGGACTGTCCCCCGACACCATCCGGCGCCACCTCCGCCACAG TGAAGCCAAAAGGCTGGAATTAGAACGAAAGCTGATGGGATACATACAGTCTGATGCCTACCA AATTAAAATGAAACGCATGAAGCTGGAAAAATACTTGAAAGAAATAGAGGAACGACAAAAAAGAGCTCGTGTGCGAAACCAGGCCCTCTTAAAGGAATTCGATGAGTTTGAAGCTCATTTGAAAACTTCGAGTTCGGAGATGAATCAGAAGATGGAA GCCTGGtatgaaagagaaattaaaagggCGTCATCACTTCGAGAGGGCGACTCGTCAGCGGCGGGTGGCAAGGAGGGAGCGGCCAGGGAGCAG GTGCTGCGGGCTGGGCGCCCATCAGTTGTCAGCACCAGGGCCGCCGTCTCGCCCGCCGGGGCTTCGGGTGCGCTGCAGAGACCCCTCCAACCCACAGAGAGCCGCTCGGCGCCCGGCCTGTCCCTGTGCTCTCCATCGCTCGGAGGGCTCGGTCCGCACGGCAGAAGTGCTGATTTAGGGAGCGGCGCATCAGCGGAGGGAGCAGTGAGTTTCCGGGACCCGGCAGCTGGTGAGGAAAGCTCCAAGCAGCCCATCTCCTCAGCATCCGACCCCAAACCAGGCTCCCCGGAGGAGGGACGGCTGCGGGGAAGCGTCCCAG GACCAAAGCCTCTCCTGAGTACCCGGTGGCCTTGTGAGGCGGCGAGCAGGGAGAGCAGCGCTGAGCCCCCCATCCCCATGAGCACGGAGGAGGTGATACCGCGGGGACCGGCCTTGCCAGCggccggcggggagcggggcagggCCGCCTGTGCTGCGCAGggccccccactgcacccccagaccctgccctGGGCCCGCTCAGCACCGCACAG ctttTGTACCGGGGCTGGCGACCTTGAAGCGCGCGAGGCAGCCGTCCTTCATCAGCTCCGGGCTTTATTCCCAGGCGCGCCGAATGGCTGCCTCCCACCTGAGAAAACACTCCACGCTGAAGGTAGAGCAGCGCGTGAGAGGCAAACCAG ACCGGAGCAGCGGGAGGCGGCCGTGCTGCAGACCCACCTGAGCAACCACGCCAAGCACCAGGCTCAGCTCCCGGAGGAGGTGTCCGAGATGTTGGAGCGCCTGCTGCTCTCCGAGGGGGCGCAGGACGGCCAG GCTGCCCCGGAGGAGCGCACGGACAGGTCACCTGCGCAGAGCGCCGAGCCGTCCCGCAGCTCGCCCTGCGGCCCACGGGACGGCGGGGACCCGGCGGCGAAGCAGGCGCCCCAGCTGGCCCGCGGCACTGCGGAGCGAG GCAGGGGTGCTGGCGATAACGGCTCCAAAGCAAAAGGAAGCCAAGAAATGCGTTTGGAAACCAGTTCTTCCTCGAATGAAAGGAGTCCTCCCTTCCCAAG
- the KIZ gene encoding centrosomal protein kizuna isoform X2, protein MSGPGPAPGAAAKGSCGPGLSPDTIRRHLRHSEAKRLELERKLMGYIQSDAYQIKMKRMKLEKYLKEIEERQKRARVRNQALLKEFDEFEAHLKTSSSEMNQKMAWYEREIKRASSLREGDSSAAGGKEGAAREQVLRAGRPSVVSTRAAVSPAGASGALQRPLQPTESRSAPGLSLCSPSLGGLGPHGRSADLGSGASAEGAVSFRDPAAGEESSKQPISSASDPKPGSPEEGRLRGSVPGPKPLLSTRWPCEAASRESSAEPPIPMSTEEVIPRGPALPAAGGERGRAACAAQGPPLHPQTLPWARSAPHSFCTGAGDLEAREAAVLHQLRALFPGAPNGCLPPEKTLHAEGRAARERQTRPEQREAAVLQTHLSNHAKHQAQLPEEVSEMLERLLLSEGAQDGQAAPEERTDRSPAQSAEPSRSSPCGPRDGGDPAAKQAPQLARGTAERGRGAGDNGSKAKGSQEMRLETSSSSNERSPPFPRTESRKGTVTAIKSKAFWGESDDSSSEIEAALRPQSHSPEADEFDDFYD, encoded by the exons ATGAGCGGGCCCGGACCGGCCCCCGGCGCCGCGGCCAAGGGCTCCTGCGGGCCAGGACTGTCCCCCGACACCATCCGGCGCCACCTCCGCCACAG TGAAGCCAAAAGGCTGGAATTAGAACGAAAGCTGATGGGATACATACAGTCTGATGCCTACCA AATTAAAATGAAACGCATGAAGCTGGAAAAATACTTGAAAGAAATAGAGGAACGACAAAAAAGAGCTCGTGTGCGAAACCAGGCCCTCTTAAAGGAATTCGATGAGTTTGAAGCTCATTTGAAAACTTCGAGTTCGGAGATGAATCAGAAGAT GGCCTGGtatgaaagagaaattaaaagggCGTCATCACTTCGAGAGGGCGACTCGTCAGCGGCGGGTGGCAAGGAGGGAGCGGCCAGGGAGCAG GTGCTGCGGGCTGGGCGCCCATCAGTTGTCAGCACCAGGGCCGCCGTCTCGCCCGCCGGGGCTTCGGGTGCGCTGCAGAGACCCCTCCAACCCACAGAGAGCCGCTCGGCGCCCGGCCTGTCCCTGTGCTCTCCATCGCTCGGAGGGCTCGGTCCGCACGGCAGAAGTGCTGATTTAGGGAGCGGCGCATCAGCGGAGGGAGCAGTGAGTTTCCGGGACCCGGCAGCTGGTGAGGAAAGCTCCAAGCAGCCCATCTCCTCAGCATCCGACCCCAAACCAGGCTCCCCGGAGGAGGGACGGCTGCGGGGAAGCGTCCCAG GACCAAAGCCTCTCCTGAGTACCCGGTGGCCTTGTGAGGCGGCGAGCAGGGAGAGCAGCGCTGAGCCCCCCATCCCCATGAGCACGGAGGAGGTGATACCGCGGGGACCGGCCTTGCCAGCggccggcggggagcggggcagggCCGCCTGTGCTGCGCAGggccccccactgcacccccagaccctgccctGGGCCCGCTCAGCACCGCACAG ctttTGTACCGGGGCTGGCGACCTTGAAGCGCGCGAGGCAGCCGTCCTTCATCAGCTCCGGGCTTTATTCCCAGGCGCGCCGAATGGCTGCCTCCCACCTGAGAAAACACTCCACGCTGAAGGTAGAGCAGCGCGTGAGAGGCAAACCAG ACCGGAGCAGCGGGAGGCGGCCGTGCTGCAGACCCACCTGAGCAACCACGCCAAGCACCAGGCTCAGCTCCCGGAGGAGGTGTCCGAGATGTTGGAGCGCCTGCTGCTCTCCGAGGGGGCGCAGGACGGCCAG GCTGCCCCGGAGGAGCGCACGGACAGGTCACCTGCGCAGAGCGCCGAGCCGTCCCGCAGCTCGCCCTGCGGCCCACGGGACGGCGGGGACCCGGCGGCGAAGCAGGCGCCCCAGCTGGCCCGCGGCACTGCGGAGCGAG GCAGGGGTGCTGGCGATAACGGCTCCAAAGCAAAAGGAAGCCAAGAAATGCGTTTGGAAACCAGTTCTTCCTCGAATGAAAGGAGTCCTCCCTTCCCAAG
- the KIZ gene encoding centrosomal protein kizuna isoform X3, with the protein MGYIQSDAYQIKMKRMKLEKYLKEIEERQKRARVRNQALLKEFDEFEAHLKTSSSEMNQKMEAWYEREIKRASSLREGDSSAAGGKEGAAREQVLRAGRPSVVSTRAAVSPAGASGALQRPLQPTESRSAPGLSLCSPSLGGLGPHGRSADLGSGASAEGAVSFRDPAAGEESSKQPISSASDPKPGSPEEGRLRGSVPGPKPLLSTRWPCEAASRESSAEPPIPMSTEEVIPRGPALPAAGGERGRAACAAQGPPLHPQTLPWARSAPHSFCTGAGDLEAREAAVLHQLRALFPGAPNGCLPPEKTLHAEGRAARERQTRPEQREAAVLQTHLSNHAKHQAQLPEEVSEMLERLLLSEGAQDGQAAPEERTDRSPAQSAEPSRSSPCGPRDGGDPAAKQAPQLARGTAERGRGAGDNGSKAKGSQEMRLETSSSSNERSPPFPRTESRKGTVTAIKSKAFWGESDDSSSEIEAALRPQSHSPEADEFDDFYD; encoded by the exons ATGGGATACATACAGTCTGATGCCTACCA AATTAAAATGAAACGCATGAAGCTGGAAAAATACTTGAAAGAAATAGAGGAACGACAAAAAAGAGCTCGTGTGCGAAACCAGGCCCTCTTAAAGGAATTCGATGAGTTTGAAGCTCATTTGAAAACTTCGAGTTCGGAGATGAATCAGAAGATGGAA GCCTGGtatgaaagagaaattaaaagggCGTCATCACTTCGAGAGGGCGACTCGTCAGCGGCGGGTGGCAAGGAGGGAGCGGCCAGGGAGCAG GTGCTGCGGGCTGGGCGCCCATCAGTTGTCAGCACCAGGGCCGCCGTCTCGCCCGCCGGGGCTTCGGGTGCGCTGCAGAGACCCCTCCAACCCACAGAGAGCCGCTCGGCGCCCGGCCTGTCCCTGTGCTCTCCATCGCTCGGAGGGCTCGGTCCGCACGGCAGAAGTGCTGATTTAGGGAGCGGCGCATCAGCGGAGGGAGCAGTGAGTTTCCGGGACCCGGCAGCTGGTGAGGAAAGCTCCAAGCAGCCCATCTCCTCAGCATCCGACCCCAAACCAGGCTCCCCGGAGGAGGGACGGCTGCGGGGAAGCGTCCCAG GACCAAAGCCTCTCCTGAGTACCCGGTGGCCTTGTGAGGCGGCGAGCAGGGAGAGCAGCGCTGAGCCCCCCATCCCCATGAGCACGGAGGAGGTGATACCGCGGGGACCGGCCTTGCCAGCggccggcggggagcggggcagggCCGCCTGTGCTGCGCAGggccccccactgcacccccagaccctgccctGGGCCCGCTCAGCACCGCACAG ctttTGTACCGGGGCTGGCGACCTTGAAGCGCGCGAGGCAGCCGTCCTTCATCAGCTCCGGGCTTTATTCCCAGGCGCGCCGAATGGCTGCCTCCCACCTGAGAAAACACTCCACGCTGAAGGTAGAGCAGCGCGTGAGAGGCAAACCAG ACCGGAGCAGCGGGAGGCGGCCGTGCTGCAGACCCACCTGAGCAACCACGCCAAGCACCAGGCTCAGCTCCCGGAGGAGGTGTCCGAGATGTTGGAGCGCCTGCTGCTCTCCGAGGGGGCGCAGGACGGCCAG GCTGCCCCGGAGGAGCGCACGGACAGGTCACCTGCGCAGAGCGCCGAGCCGTCCCGCAGCTCGCCCTGCGGCCCACGGGACGGCGGGGACCCGGCGGCGAAGCAGGCGCCCCAGCTGGCCCGCGGCACTGCGGAGCGAG GCAGGGGTGCTGGCGATAACGGCTCCAAAGCAAAAGGAAGCCAAGAAATGCGTTTGGAAACCAGTTCTTCCTCGAATGAAAGGAGTCCTCCCTTCCCAAG
- the KIZ gene encoding centrosomal protein kizuna isoform X4, whose amino-acid sequence MDEITSAIRIKMKRMKLEKYLKEIEERQKRARVRNQALLKEFDEFEAHLKTSSSEMNQKMEAWYEREIKRASSLREGDSSAAGGKEGAAREQVLRAGRPSVVSTRAAVSPAGASGALQRPLQPTESRSAPGLSLCSPSLGGLGPHGRSADLGSGASAEGAVSFRDPAAGEESSKQPISSASDPKPGSPEEGRLRGSVPGPKPLLSTRWPCEAASRESSAEPPIPMSTEEVIPRGPALPAAGGERGRAACAAQGPPLHPQTLPWARSAPHSFCTGAGDLEAREAAVLHQLRALFPGAPNGCLPPEKTLHAEGRAARERQTRPEQREAAVLQTHLSNHAKHQAQLPEEVSEMLERLLLSEGAQDGQAAPEERTDRSPAQSAEPSRSSPCGPRDGGDPAAKQAPQLARGTAERGRGAGDNGSKAKGSQEMRLETSSSSNERSPPFPRTESRKGTVTAIKSKAFWGESDDSSSEIEAALRPQSHSPEADEFDDFYD is encoded by the exons ATGGATGAAATAACTTCAGCAATAAG AATTAAAATGAAACGCATGAAGCTGGAAAAATACTTGAAAGAAATAGAGGAACGACAAAAAAGAGCTCGTGTGCGAAACCAGGCCCTCTTAAAGGAATTCGATGAGTTTGAAGCTCATTTGAAAACTTCGAGTTCGGAGATGAATCAGAAGATGGAA GCCTGGtatgaaagagaaattaaaagggCGTCATCACTTCGAGAGGGCGACTCGTCAGCGGCGGGTGGCAAGGAGGGAGCGGCCAGGGAGCAG GTGCTGCGGGCTGGGCGCCCATCAGTTGTCAGCACCAGGGCCGCCGTCTCGCCCGCCGGGGCTTCGGGTGCGCTGCAGAGACCCCTCCAACCCACAGAGAGCCGCTCGGCGCCCGGCCTGTCCCTGTGCTCTCCATCGCTCGGAGGGCTCGGTCCGCACGGCAGAAGTGCTGATTTAGGGAGCGGCGCATCAGCGGAGGGAGCAGTGAGTTTCCGGGACCCGGCAGCTGGTGAGGAAAGCTCCAAGCAGCCCATCTCCTCAGCATCCGACCCCAAACCAGGCTCCCCGGAGGAGGGACGGCTGCGGGGAAGCGTCCCAG GACCAAAGCCTCTCCTGAGTACCCGGTGGCCTTGTGAGGCGGCGAGCAGGGAGAGCAGCGCTGAGCCCCCCATCCCCATGAGCACGGAGGAGGTGATACCGCGGGGACCGGCCTTGCCAGCggccggcggggagcggggcagggCCGCCTGTGCTGCGCAGggccccccactgcacccccagaccctgccctGGGCCCGCTCAGCACCGCACAG ctttTGTACCGGGGCTGGCGACCTTGAAGCGCGCGAGGCAGCCGTCCTTCATCAGCTCCGGGCTTTATTCCCAGGCGCGCCGAATGGCTGCCTCCCACCTGAGAAAACACTCCACGCTGAAGGTAGAGCAGCGCGTGAGAGGCAAACCAG ACCGGAGCAGCGGGAGGCGGCCGTGCTGCAGACCCACCTGAGCAACCACGCCAAGCACCAGGCTCAGCTCCCGGAGGAGGTGTCCGAGATGTTGGAGCGCCTGCTGCTCTCCGAGGGGGCGCAGGACGGCCAG GCTGCCCCGGAGGAGCGCACGGACAGGTCACCTGCGCAGAGCGCCGAGCCGTCCCGCAGCTCGCCCTGCGGCCCACGGGACGGCGGGGACCCGGCGGCGAAGCAGGCGCCCCAGCTGGCCCGCGGCACTGCGGAGCGAG GCAGGGGTGCTGGCGATAACGGCTCCAAAGCAAAAGGAAGCCAAGAAATGCGTTTGGAAACCAGTTCTTCCTCGAATGAAAGGAGTCCTCCCTTCCCAAG